One genomic window of Patescibacteria group bacterium includes the following:
- a CDS encoding protein-L-isoaspartate(D-aspartate) O-methyltransferase: protein MNYIDLRKQMVEEQLKSRGIKDAGVLDAFAQIPREIFVPQSFNSQAYADSPIPIGEGQTISQPYTVAFMTELLELKGEETVLEVGAGSGYAAAILGKLCKTVYTVEVLPILAIKARERLKRLNISNVTVIISDGGVGLKDKAPFDAITVTAAAPKIPSALINQLKIGGRLVVPVGNNVSQQMIKVVKTEEGAKTENYGTFRFVPLVGEAGLKKLN from the coding sequence ATGAACTACATTGATTTACGAAAACAGATGGTGGAGGAACAACTAAAATCTCGCGGGATAAAAGACGCGGGGGTTCTGGACGCTTTTGCGCAAATCCCACGAGAAATTTTTGTTCCTCAAAGTTTTAACAGCCAAGCTTATGCCGACTCTCCTATTCCTATAGGAGAGGGTCAAACTATTTCTCAACCATACACAGTTGCTTTTATGACCGAATTGCTGGAATTAAAGGGGGAGGAAACTGTTTTAGAAGTTGGCGCGGGTTCCGGTTATGCGGCGGCGATTTTAGGAAAATTATGCAAGACTGTGTACACTGTTGAGGTCCTCCCTATTTTAGCCATAAAGGCAAGGGAAAGATTAAAAAGATTGAACATATCAAATGTAACAGTTATAATAAGCGATGGCGGGGTGGGGCTTAAAGACAAAGCTCCTTTTGACGCAATAACCGTAACCGCCGCGGCGCCAAAAATTCCAAGCGCCTTAATCAACCAACTAAAAATTGGTGGGAGACTCGTGGTTCCGGTGGGGAACAATGTGTCTCAACAAATGATAAAGGTGGTAAAAACGGAAGAGGGCGCTAAAACAGAAAATTACGGAACCTTTCGTTTTGTGCCGCTTGTGGGAGAGGCGGGCTTAAAAAAACTTAATTAA